The window AAGTCATAGGCGCGCAGCCAGTCCTGCCGCAGCACGATGCCATCGGCCGGCAATCCCCGCACGTCCTCGATGAAGCGCGCCAGGTGGAAAGCGATCTGTGGGTCAGCCGGCTGATAGCTGCTGTCGGCCGGCGCCACGGCCTGAGCCTGTCCGAGGCGATCGACTTGCACCACCCACGGCGTCACCGTGCCCCGCACCGACTGCCAAATAAGGCCTGACGCAAGGCCGCCTGATAACAGCAGACAACTGAACGCCATCAGCCGCCAATTGCTGGCCTGAATCCGGGCAGAGCCAATGCGCTCGTCCCAGACCTGTGCTGCCTTCTGATACGGGGTTTCGGGTGCGGGCGTGCGGCCGTAGCGCACGGAAGATCGTTTAAACATCAGCGTTCACCTTCAGTGAGATCGACGGAGGCCCCTCCGCCGCCGTGATCGGCGGAGCGGACCGCATGGGTTGCCGCGGAGGCGCCGTGGTTCACGGTCTGCGAGCGCTTCATGCGCGTCGCCCACGCGGGTGATGTACCAGCGGATGATGAAGCAGTTGACCCTGCGCTCTGCCCTGCTTCTGATGCTGCCGCACCTGCGGATCGACGAAGCGAGCCGGCGATACTTGAGACGCTAGATTGTGCGACTCCCGTAAGTCCGCCCGCGCGATAGGTGGCGGACGCTCCGGCAACCACCGAAGCGCTGCCTCGCGCAGCACTGGCGAGGGCTCCGCCTGCCGCCCCCGCGCCGATGACGGCACCCGCCGCTCCAGCGGCAACGACGCCACCCGCGGCCAAGCCCGTGCCAATGGCCGCGCCGGCGCCGAGTTGCGGACCGCCGGAGACAATGCCGTTAGCGATGCCGGGACCGAAGATGCCGAGGCCGAGCAATGCAAGAGCCGCGAGCACCATGGGCATGGCGTCTTCAATGGTCGGCTGGTTGCCGCCAAAGCCTGCGGTAAACTGAGAGAATAGATTCGAGCCGATGCCGACGATCACGGCTAACACCAGCACCTTGACCCCGGACGAGATGACGTTGCCGAGAACGCGCTCAGCGGCGAACGCGGTCTTGCCGAACAGGCCGAAAGGAATCAGCACGAAGCCCGCAAGCGTCGTCAGCTTGAACTCGATCAGCGTGATGAAGAGCTGGATCGCCAGGATAAAGAAGGCTAGCAGCACCACGATCCAGGCGAACAGCAGCACGACGATCTGAACGAAGTTCTCGAAGAAGCTGATGTATCCCATCAGGCCGGAGATCGAATCCAGGATCGGACGTCCGGCATCGATGCCAACCTGGGCGATGCGTCCCGGGCTGAGCAGATCGGCGGTCGACATGCTTGTGCCGGATGCCTTGAGACCGAGGCCTGCAAAACTCTCGAAGACGATACGGGCGAGATTGTTCCAATTGCCGATTAGATAGGCGAAGACGCCGACGAACAGCGTCTTCTTCGCCAACCGGGCAATGATGTCCTCGTCGGCTGCCCAGCTCCAGAATATGGCTGCAAGGGTTATGTCGATTGCCGCCAGTGTCGTGGCCAGGAACGCAACTTCACTGTTGAGCAGACCGAAGCCTGAATCGATGTAGCGGGTGAAGACCTCGAGGAAACGGTCAATGACGCCGGTGCCGCCCATCAGCGCTTCTCGCTCTGGACTTCAAACGGCGTGACCCGGTCCTGGCTCTTCGCCGGCCCGGTGACTGCGCTGGGGATTGGCTCCGCTGGAATCCGGATCGGTTTCACGGGCGCGAAGAAGTGCTGACGATTTTCAGCCCACGCGCGGCGGCAGCTGTCGAGTGCAATAGCTTCGTCAGCCGTGATGGTTCGACAGCGCGCGAGCTCTGATGCGAGCGCATCCGCTTGCTCGTGCTCCAGGGGCGCGATGATACCAGCGTCTTCGCCGCGCCGACTATGGATGACAGCGACGACCGCGGCGAACGCAAGAAACGCCATTACCGCGATCCGCACGAATTGTTGTGGCGTGATGTGGTCGGTCATCAGTGAAACATCTGAACGCTGGTGGACTGGTAGCCAACGCCAGGCGTCAGGAAGTGGCGAAGCTGCTCCCTCCCCTGATCCTGCGCAGCCGCCCGTTGCGCAGCTTCTAGGCTGGCGGCTCGACCTTGCGCCGCAACCGTCGCGGTGAGATCCGCGAGTTGTTGGGCCTGCAGCGCGACCAGTTGGTTACCGGCTTGCGTTGCCTGCAGCGCACCGGTGGCGGACTGGCTTGACGTCACCAGTGCGGACATCTGGGTTCGGTTGGTGTCGAGGTTGCCGACGACGCCGGCCTGCACCCGCAACGCATCTTGGAATGCCGCGACCGAGGTCTGCCAACGCACTTGCGCATTTGATATCAGCGTCTGGCTCGATGTAGACGCCGAAACCGGAGCGTAGGTCGTGGAAAAGGCGCGGTCGATCTGCTGGACGTCGTAGGCGATCCGCTGGGCCTGGGTCAGAAGCTGCTGCGTGCGTTGGATCGACTGCTGAAGTTGCTGCAAGGATGAGTACGGCAGGCTCGCAAGATTTCTCGCCTGGTTGATCAACATCTGGGCCTGATTTTGCAGAGACGTGATCTGATTGTTGATCTGCTGCAGCGCGCGGGCCGCGGTGAGCACGTTCTGCACATAATTGTTGGGATCGAAGACGACGATCTGCGCCGAGGACGGTACAGCCGTTGCTGCGATGGAGATCATGACGGCGCTTGCCGCCGCGAGATGACGGATTTTCATGGTAATCGCCCCTGGGTCGAGATATTGGGCATGACGTCGACAGCCCATTCGACACCGCGATGGGCCAGCCACGCGGCGGCAAAGGCACCGCCGCGACCGTGTTCGGCGACGATTTTCTCGATCGCGGCCTGATCCGATTTTGCCGAAGCTGCCGTGAAGGCGAGCGCGACGGCACCAAGCCCGAGCTCAAACAGTCGATTGCCGCGCCGCGACTGACAATAATAATCCCGCTTTGGCGTTGCCCGGGCAAGAATCTCGATCTGCCGGTCGTTGAGGCCAAAACGGCGATAGATCGCCGTGATCTGCGGTTCGATGGCGCGTTCGTTCGGCAGGAACAGCCGCGTCGGACAACTCTCGATGATGGCCGGAGCGATGGCCGAGCCATCGATGTCTGATAAGGATTGCGTGGCAAAAATGACCGACGCATTCTTCTTGCGCAACGTCTTCAGCCATTCGCGCAGTTGTCCTGCGAAACCTTCGTCGTCGAGGGCGAGCCAACCTTCGTCGACGATCAACAGGGTCGGGCGTCCGTCCAGCCGTCCCTCGATGCGATGGAAGAGATAGGCGAGTACCGCAGGTGCCGCACCGGTCCCAATCAGGCCTTCGGTTTCAAACGCCTGGACTTCGGCCTCTCCGAGACGTTCGGCCTCGGCGTCGAGCAGGCGCCCATACGGACCGCCCAAGCAATAAGGTTGCAGCGCGCGCTTGAGCCCTTGCGACTGCAGCAGCACCGACAGACCGGTCAGCGTGCGCTCCGAGATTGGCGCCGATGCCAGCGATGACAGTGCCGACCAGAGATGGTCTTTCGCTTCCGGCGTGACATTGATTTTTTCACGCGCCAGGATGTTGGCAATCCACTCGGCCGCCCAGCCGCGCTCAGCGGCATCGTCGATCGCGGCCAAGGGTTGGAGTGCGACGGGCTGGCTGGCATCATCCGACAGCGCGCCACCGAGGTCATGCCAGTCGCCGTCCATGGCAAGCGCGGCGGCGCGGATCGAGCCGCCGAAGTCGAACGCGAATACCTGCGAGCCCGGATACCGCCGGAACTGCAGCGCCATCAGCGCCAGCAATACGCTCTTGCCGGCGCCGGTCGGACCCACCACCAGCGTATGGCCGACATCGCCGACATGGAGCGAGAAGCGGAACGGGGTCGAGCCTTCGGTCTTGCCAAATAACAGCGGCGGTGCGTTGAAATGCTCGTCACGTACCGGTCCGGCCCAAACCGCCGATAGCGGAATCATGTGGGCGAGATTTAGCGTCGAGACCGGCGGCTGACGCACGTTGGCGTACGCGTGTCCCGGAAGCGAGCCGAGCCAAGCTTCTACCGCGTTGACGCTCTCGGTCATGCAGGTGAAGTCACGCCCCTGGATGACTTTCTCGACCAGCCGGAGCTTTTCGTCGGCGACCCGCGGGTCATCATCCCATACCGTCACTGTCGCTGTGACGAAGGCTTGCCCAATCGCGTCAGACCCGAGTTCCTGCAGCGCGGCATCGGCGTCCATTGCCTTGTTATGGGCATCGGTGTCGACGAGCGCCGAGGCCTCGTTGGTCATCACCTCCTTGAGGATCGCGGCGATCGATTTGCGCTTGGCAAACCATTGGCGGCGGATCTTGACCAGCAGCCTGGTGGCGTCGGTCTTGTCGAGCATGATCGCGCGAGTCGACCACCGGTAGGCGAAGGCCAACCGATTGAGTTCGTCCAGAATTCCAGGCGTCGTGACGGTCGGGAACCCGACGAGGGTGAGGACACGCAGATGCTTGTCGCCGAGCGAGGGCTCAAGACCACAGGTCAGCGGCTGATCCGCCAGCAACGCATCGAGATACATCGGGATCTCGGGCATGCGAACGCGCTGGCGATTGGTCGAAACGGTCGAATGGAGGTAGGTCAGTGTCTGCGAGTCATCGAGCCACCGGATCTCCGGCATGAAGCCTTCGACGAGCTGGAGCACGCGGTCGGTGCGATCGACGAAACCGCGCAAGATTTCGCGGGCATCGGCTCCTTCGTTGCGGTCGCGCCCTTCGTAGAGGAAGCGCTCGGCCCGCGCGGCGTCTTCTGGCGGCGGCAGATACAGGAAAGTGAGGAAATAGCTCGACTCGTAGTGGGCACCCTCCTCTTCGAATTCCTCACGGCGTTCCAGGTCAACCAGCGCCGATGCCACATCCGGAAATTGACCTTCGGGATATCGGCTAGCGGCATGACGCTGCGCCTCGACGAAGACTGCCCAGCCCGAACCGAGCCGTCGGAAAGCATTGTTCAAGCGGCCGGCGACGCCGACCAGTTCGGCCGGCACCGCGGAATCCAGATCTGGACCACGAAACTTCGCGGTGCGCTGGAACGAGCCGTCTTTATTGAGAACTACCCCCTCATCGACCAGAGCGGCCCAGGGCAAGAAATCTGCAAGCTGCGTGGTCGAGCGGCAATATTCTGCGAGGTTCATCATCGGCTCACACCCCCAGATAGCCAGCGATGCGAAGGTGCCGGCGCACCACATCGACAAATTGCGGATCGCGCTTCGCGGCCCACACCGCCGCCGCCTGCCCCATCACTCCCAACAGGATTCCAGCGATCCACAGCCGCAGGCCGAGGCCCAATGCGGCGGCCAGCGTGCCGTTGAGGATGGCGACCGCACGCGGCGCGCCGCCGAGCAGGATCGGTTCGGTCAGGGCGCGATGCACCGGCACACTGAAGCCAAGGATCGGTTCGGATCCTTCCATCACACCAGCACTCCACCACCGAACGAGAAGAACGACAGGAAGAAGGAACTCGCCGCGAACGCGATCGACAGACCGAACACGATCTGGATCAGTCGCCGGAAACCGCCTGACGTGTCGCCGAATGCCAGCGTCAACCCCGTGACGATGATGATGATCACGGCAAGGATCTTGGCGACCGGCCCCTCGACCGATTGCAGGATCTGATTCAGCGGCTGCTCCCACGGCATGTTCGAACCGGCCGCCCAAGCAGGGACGGATGCGAGAGATGCGATGCTGGTGATCGCGAGCGTTGTGGCGTAGCGATGGACGCGATGAAACGGTTGGAACATGATTAATCTCCGGCGGCGTGAAGCACGTAGTCGCCGTTCAGTCCGAGCCCTTGGACGCGGGCAAGCTCGGCGAGGCGTCGATCTCTTCCGCGGCCGGCCAGTACGGCGATGAATTGAATGGTCTCGGCGATGAGCGCGCGCGGGACGGTGACGACGGCTTCCTGAATCAACTGTTCCATCCTGCGGAGCGCGCCGAGTGCCGATCCCGCATGGATGGTGCCGACGCCACCCGGATGCCCGGTGCCCCAGGCCTTGAGCAGGTCGAGCGCTTCGGCTCCGCGCACCTCACCGATCGGGATGCGATCAGGACGCAATCGAAGCGAAGAGCGAACCAGATCGGAAAGCGAGGCGACGCCATCCTTGGTACGCAGCGCCACGAGATTCGGCGCTTTGCACTGCAGTTCACGGGTATCTTCGATCAGCACGACGCGATCGGCGGTCTTTGCGACCTCCGCCAACAGCGCATTCGTGAGTGTGGTCTTGCCGGTCGAGGTGCCGCCGGCGACAAGAATGTTACGGCGATCGGCCACGGCCGCACGCAATGTCTCGGCCTGCCCCGCCCGCATGATGCCGGCCGCGACGTAGTTATCGAGGGTGAAGACCGCGACAGCGGGTTTGCGAATCGCGAAGGCCGGCGCCGCCACGACTGGTGGCAGCAGGCCCTCAAAACGCTCGCCGGTTTCGGGCAACTCGGCTGATACCCGCGGCGAACCCGGATGCACTTCGGTGCCGATATGGTGCGCAACCAGACGGATGATCCGTTCGCCGTCACTGGGCGACAGACGCTCGCCGGTATCGACCAATCCGCCGGCCAGCCGATCGATCCAGAGCCGGCCGTCGGGATTAAGCATCACCTCAACGACTGCGGGGTCCTCCAGCCAGAGCGCAATGCTCGGGCCAAGGGCGGTGCGCAACATGCGCGCGCCACGCGACGTCGCTTCCTGATTGAGATCATGGATTGCCACTTGCGTCCCCCAACATCACTGACCAATTTTGGCGACCGCGAGTTGCGGTCGTGATGCCGGGATGATTAGAAAAGGCAGGATGTGTGATCGCGCAACAACATCTGATCAGGCGTAGTGCTCTGGCGTAGAAAGGCAGGGCGACGGCGGAACCGCTTAGGAGGAACTATCTGTTCGGTCCGACGCTCCGTCCGTGGGATTCACGTCTCGCGATATTTCCTGCGCCAGACTCTGTCCCCTTGCCAACCGCCGTCCAAGTGCTTCGACAAATCCTTCATAGCGTTCACGGCCCTTCGACTGAGCGGCGGCCTGCGCAGCATCCGGCAGCGGTGGCGTGACCGTCAACCAAAAGCGCACGAAGAGCGCCAATGCTTCGTTCGAAATGGTGAGGTGACGCTCCAACCGCTCAACCTGCCGCGTTAGGCGATCAAGCCTGCGGCCGAGCGCCGCCTCCATCCGTTCCGAATTATCTGGCGACAGGTAGGAGGAGAGTGCCGTTTCGACGACGAGTGCCTGCGGCACGCGCTTACAGCTCGCGTAATCGGCGAGTTGTCCCGCGAGATCCGGCGGCAGACGAAATGTGTGCTTGGTTCGCATCGATCAGTCCCTAGAGGTCGATGCCGTCGCCTGGATCCATCGCCGCCTGACGGGCCAGACCACGAGCTTGCTTACGGAGCGAGCGAGCGCGCACGGCGTCATCATCGGGGTCTTCCTCCCCGAAGACAAATTCCGGCGACGGTTTCGCTTGCTCAGGCAAAATCTCTTCGTGTTGGGGAAGTTCCGGCTCTCGGCGAATACCGCCATTCGCGGGATCATCGATATGCGTCTCGCCGGACGAACTGATGTCCCGCCCAGCGCTGACCGCAGGAGCTGGCAGTTGACTCCAATCGTCAGGCGAAGGCGCACCAGTATGCTTACTCACGACCGGTGGCGCCAAAACCCGTTCCGTCAATTGTGGATCTTCAAAATAACGAGCCTTCTTTGCCCGGATCGGCGCAACGCCTGAGACCAGCACCAGCTCATCGCCTGGCGGCAGCTGCATCACTTCGCCTGATGTAAGCAGCGGTCGCGCCGTCTCCTGACGAGAGACCATCAAATGACCAAGCCAGGGGCTGAGCCTGTGGCCGGCGTAGTTCTTCATCGCCCGCATCTCGGTCGCGGTTCCCAGCGCGTCCGAGACGCGTTTGGCGGTGCGCTCGTCGTTGGTCGCAAAGGACACCCGCACGTGGCAATTGTCGAGGATGGCGTTGTTCGGTCCGTAGGCCTTCTCAATCTGGTTAAGCGACTGGGCAATCAAGAAGCTCTTGAGGCCGTATCCTGCCATGAAGGCAAGCGCCGACTCGAAAAAGTCGAGGCGACCGAGTGCGGGAAATTCATCGAGCATCAGCAATAGCCGATGGCGCCGCCCTTTGGCATGCAGATCCTCTGTCAGACGCCGGCCGATCTGGTTGAGGATCAAGCGCACCAGAGGCTTAGTACGACTGATATCGGACGGTGGCACGACGAGATACAGAGTGGTGGGCCGATCGCTCTCGACGAGGTCGCGGATGCGCCATTCACAGTGACGGGTCACATTTGCCACGACCGGGTCGCGATAAAGTCCGAGGAACGACATCGCGGTTGAAAGCACGCCGGATCGTTCATTCTCGCTCTTGTTGAGAAGTTCCCGCGCGGCCGAGGCGATAACCGGATGCGGCCCGGCTTCGCCGAGATGCGCGGTTGTCATCATTGCCCGGAGCGTGGTCTCGATCGGCCGTTTCGGATCGGAGAGGAAGCCGGCAACACCCGCTAGCGTTTTGTCTGGTTCGGCATAAAGGACGTGAAGGATGGCGCCGACGAGCAAGGCGTGGCTGGTTTTCTCCCAATGGTTGCGACGTTCGAGCGATCCCTCGGGGTCAACCAGCACATCGGCGACGTTCTGGACATCGCGCACCTCCCATTCGCCGCGACGGACCTCAAGCAACGGATTGTACGCTGCCGACTTCGTGTTGGTCGGGTCGAACAGCAGCACACGGCCATGCCGGGCACGGAAGCCCGACGTCAAACTCCAGTTCTCGCCCTTGATGTCGTGGACAATGCAACTGCCCGGCCAAGTCAAAAGCGTCGGCACCACCAGGCCAACGCCCTTGCCCGATCGCGTCGGGGCGAAGCACAGCACATGTTCCGGCCCATCGTGGCGCAGATAATCGCGCTCAAATTGGCCGAGGATGACACCGTCTGGCGCGGCAAGGCCGGCGGCACGAATTTCCGCCAGCGTTGCCCAGCGGGCCGAGCCATAGGTCGCGGCAACCTTGGCCTCACGCGCCCGCCACACCGACATGCCGATAGCGACCGCGATCGAGATGAACCCGCCGGAGGCCGCGATGTAGGCGCCCTCGACGAAGACATGTGGCGCATAGGCATCGAACGCATACCACCACCAGAAGAACGACGGCGGTAGGTATACGGGAACGCCGGTGGCAATTTCGAACCAAGGCTGGCCTAGTTGCGGCTGGTAGCCGAGCTTCCAGGCGACCCACTGCGTCGCCGCCCACGTCGTGGCGAGCACGATCGCAAGTACGACGAGGATCTGGCCCCACAAGATTCGGGTTGCGGACATGGCCATCGAGGTTAAATGCCGCGCGGGACGCGGTCGGCAAGCGCCACATTGTTCGGTGCGTACAACCGACAGCTGTCGGCTAGGATTCGGATGGCCGCGGTCGCCACGCGACAGGTGGTCGCAAGGAGGCGCGCGGCATCACGAACCAAATCCATGCGGCGACCTGGAAGGCAACATTGAGAGCGAAGGCGGTTCGGTAGGCCTCTTCCGGATAATGTCCGGCATCTGGGAGCCATTGTTGGACCACGAGGCCCGTCGCATATTGCACGGCGAATGCCATGGCGACATGAAACAGATTCAGCGCCCCGTTCGCCCGCCCGGTCAATGCCTTGGGGAAATACTCGGCCAGAATGGCGTAACTTAGCACGGTTGCCGCGCCGGTCGCCGCCACACCGCTCCACAGCACATAGGACGGCAAGGGCAACCGCAGGATCAACGCCAACTGAATCGCGATAAAGAGGGTCGCGACCAGCCCCAGCAGTACTTCCGGTCCGACACCGCGGCGCCGCAGCCGATCGGCCGCGATGCCCAGCCCGATGCCACCAACACCGAGCGCGATCGCCATCATGAAGAGATGTCGCACCACCCCGGCCCGGTCGAAACCATCGACGTCGGCGAACCACTGTGCTGCCCACAGCCCCTGCAACGCCCAGGCCGTTCCGATAGAGCTCGCCGAGAGCGGCGCGAGACGCCAGAAGCGCGGATCGCCAAAAACCTTCTTCAAGCCGACCGAGACCGCTTTGCTTCTCGCCGGCGCCGCCTCCGGCACCACGAGGTGGACCAGGATCGCGCAGACCGCGGTCAGCGCCGCCAACAGACCGAAGAGTTCACGCCACCCGATCCGGGCAAGCAACAGTTCGGCCGGCCACGTCGCGGTCACCGCCCCGAGTGCGCCCAGCATGACCATCAAACCGTTCAGGAGCGGCACTCGCTCCCTGGGAAACCAGAGAACGAGGGCTTGCATGCCCGCGGTCAAGGCGGCGGCGACGCCGAGACCGATCAGGGCGCGGCCCAGAAGCAGCATCGGGAAATTCTCCGACGCCGCGAACAACGCCGAGCCGAGCGCCGCCACCACCATCAATGCGCTTTGGACCCGCCGCGGACCATAGCGGTCCAGGAGGATGCCGATCGGGATCTGGGCGGCGGCGAATGTCAGGAAGTAGACCGACGTCAGCAAGCCGAGATCGCCGGCACCCAACCCCAGATCTGTCGCGAGGGGCGTTGCCATGACCGCATTGATGGACCGGAACAGATAGGCCGCGTAATAGCCGGTGACGAAGGGCAGGAATACGCGAAGGATCAACGACCCGTTCGCGGCCAGGTTTGCTGCCACCTGTCGCCCGGTCACGCGCGAGGACTGCGCGGATTTTTCCGGGACAGCCGCCTCATCTTCATTGTTATCATCGTTGTTGCCGCGGCTGATCGTGGTGTCGATGAAACGTGCCTTCAAGACGTCGTCTCGAGGGGCAGCCGCCCTCGCCGCGCTGACCCTGTCGATCGTTTCTTGAATGAGGGGAACGCCCCGATCGACACGCCTTTCCACCTGCGCCGCGAACTCCTCGAAACGTTTGGCCCCGAGCGCAAAGGCCGCCTCTTGTGCGGCGGCCGGCAATAGCGGCGTCACCGCCAAATGGAAGCGTGCGTGAAGTGCGACCGTCTCATTCACGATCCGGAGATTGCGATCGAGTTGCTCGAGCTGGCCACTCATGGCCGCGAACTGACGGGCCAATGTCGCAGTATCGCTGAAGTCATCCTCAGATCCCAACAAACGATCGAGGGCCTCTTCGACCAGCGCCGATTTGGTAACGCCGGGACGGGTGGCCGCTTCAGCCAAACGCGCGGCCATGCCGTCGGAGAGATAGACACCAATTCTGGGCTTCATGTGAAAATTCCGCTCAAACGCAGATGATCGCGATCACTTCAGATCCAGGCGAAACAATTCAGCATCGGCCCGCTCCTGATTGAGATGGGACATGAACGCCGTGGGCTCTTCCAGATTGATGCCATGGCCGGTATTGGGGCAGATCCATAGCCCGGCATTGGGCAGCACGGATTTGAGCATCAAGTTGGTTTCGAGACAGGTGGCGTCCTCGTCACCCACGGCGAGCAATACCGGGATCGTCATTTCAGCGAATTTGTCGCGCAAATCGTGCAATGACGGCCGCACGGCTTGACAGCGCGCCATCGTGTGCGCCAAGCCCTGCGTCGAAAGCTGGCGCAGACGAGCGACGAATTCTTGCCAGCTTCTCGGATCCTTGTATTTCAACTGGATGCGAGCCGGCCCCCGCGCCATCCGCTCGGCCACGGCCGCCATCCCATGATCGATGAAGATCCGCGCAAGAACGGAAGTTTCCCGCAACCAATCGTCCCGCTGGGTGGGATGAGAACCCGACCCCACGCTGGCCGCAACGATGGCGCCGACTTTCTCGGGATAGCGCAGCCCGAATTGCAGGGCAGCATAACCGCCCGTGCTTAGTCCCACTAGATGGGCGCGTTCGATCGAAAGACCTCGCATCAGGGCGGCGATGTCGTCGGCCGCGCATTCCCAACCATACAAGACGGCATCTTCGGGGACATCGCTTGGCGGATAGCCCCTAGCGTTATAGGCAATGCAACGGTAGCCGCGCGAGAAATGGCGAAGCTGGGCTTCCCATCCACGGAGGTCGGAAGCGAATTCATGGATGAAGATGATCGGGTCGCCGTGGCCGCTGTCCTCGACGTAAAGCCTCGCCCCATCAGCATCGACATATGGCATCGCTTCTCGTCCCCATTCCACAACCTGCGCATCGCACGCGCAGAAGCAGAACATTCGATCGAGATACAATCGGTCCACCCGGAGCATCGGGCCTTGGCGTGGCGTGGCGTGGAATCACCGATAGGCCGGACCTCATCAGGATTTGCAGAACGCGGTTGGGCCGCCGTCGAGCCGATTTCCCTGAGAATCAAGGTCCGCGCGACCGAACACGACCGCGGCCTTTCGGATGACGCACGGACGAAGCGGCAGGTTGCAGCTCAGAGTCCGAGCCCTCGCTTTCGACCAAAACTCCAGTCGACTCCGCCGCCCGGTAACGTGACGCCGGAAACATGGCGACCGAGCTGCTGTTCGAGCGCCGGACGCCAGGGCACGAGTTGGAAGCCGATACCATCGTCGAGCATCGCGAACCGGCCGGAGCTCAAGATCATCCTCTGGCGGTAAACTCCCGCGACAGCCTCATCTTCCGCCGAGGCGCGGTAGATCAGCCCGGTCTCGGCGCTTATCTTCGCGGCCGCCGCGCTCAGTTCTTGCTTCCGCAGGGTATTGAGCAAATCACGCGCGAAGATGACACGCTGTCCCTGCCGGCGTGCAAGGCCTTCACCGGCGAGATGTTCGACGCGCCGGTCCATGGCCTCCCGCACCTCCTCCCCGAAACCGCCTCCCATCACAACAGGCTCGCGCGCGAGAAGCTGGCGGTCCAACCAAGTCGCACCAGGCGCCATGATCTGATGCTGCAAGGAGAGGTCCGATCGAACAGCCAGAGAGCGTCTGTTCCGACCGTTGGCGTCCTGATAGGTGCGTGCCTCCACGATCGCGCCAGGCGCAGCATCGCCGGTCAACTCAATATCCTGGAACTGAAGATGGTGCGTCCTGCCGTCGACCCCTTCGACGATCGCATACGCGGAGCCCCTCAATTCGTCATGGAGGCCGCGCGCCACCAGCCGACCGCGCACGGGATCGCCAAGGTCATCGCCATGCACGGCAAAACCCGACATATCGGCCTCACGACCTGCGCCCGTCATGACCCGGTGCATGGTCTTGATGATGTCGCCACGGATCCCGAGATCGCGAAGCGTCTGCTCGAGGCCCGACTTCAACGTCCAGCAAGCCGGAGCAACTTGTTCGGCCAAACCCAAGCGCTCGAGTTTTGCGGCTCGGCCGAGCAAAAGGCGGCGAAGCTGAGGGTCCTCACTCGAAGCGCCAGGGCGTAGATCGGCGAGCCCGGCACCTTCGTCTGCGATGTTGCGCAACGCCCGGTCGAGGCTGGTCCAGCGTTCAGCCTCGACTTCCCGTTCCAGAGCGGATCGGATCTCGTGTTCGCTGCGCGGCCCCAGTTCCAAGGTCACCCGTTCAGACGCACGGTCGCGGAAGCCACGACTGATGTAGTCGCGGCTGAT is drawn from Bradyrhizobium lablabi and contains these coding sequences:
- a CDS encoding CopG family transcriptional regulator; this encodes MRTKHTFRLPPDLAGQLADYASCKRVPQALVVETALSSYLSPDNSERMEAALGRRLDRLTRQVERLERHLTISNEALALFVRFWLTVTPPLPDAAQAAAQSKGRERYEGFVEALGRRLARGQSLAQEISRDVNPTDGASDRTDSSS
- a CDS encoding alpha/beta fold hydrolase; amino-acid sequence: MYLDRMFCFCACDAQVVEWGREAMPYVDADGARLYVEDSGHGDPIIFIHEFASDLRGWEAQLRHFSRGYRCIAYNARGYPPSDVPEDAVLYGWECAADDIAALMRGLSIERAHLVGLSTGGYAALQFGLRYPEKVGAIVAASVGSGSHPTQRDDWLRETSVLARIFIDHGMAAVAERMARGPARIQLKYKDPRSWQEFVARLRQLSTQGLAHTMARCQAVRPSLHDLRDKFAEMTIPVLLAVGDEDATCLETNLMLKSVLPNAGLWICPNTGHGINLEEPTAFMSHLNQERADAELFRLDLK
- a CDS encoding conjugal transfer protein TraG — protein: MSATRILWGQILVVLAIVLATTWAATQWVAWKLGYQPQLGQPWFEIATGVPVYLPPSFFWWWYAFDAYAPHVFVEGAYIAASGGFISIAVAIGMSVWRAREAKVAATYGSARWATLAEIRAAGLAAPDGVILGQFERDYLRHDGPEHVLCFAPTRSGKGVGLVVPTLLTWPGSCIVHDIKGENWSLTSGFRARHGRVLLFDPTNTKSAAYNPLLEVRRGEWEVRDVQNVADVLVDPEGSLERRNHWEKTSHALLVGAILHVLYAEPDKTLAGVAGFLSDPKRPIETTLRAMMTTAHLGEAGPHPVIASAARELLNKSENERSGVLSTAMSFLGLYRDPVVANVTRHCEWRIRDLVESDRPTTLYLVVPPSDISRTKPLVRLILNQIGRRLTEDLHAKGRRHRLLLMLDEFPALGRLDFFESALAFMAGYGLKSFLIAQSLNQIEKAYGPNNAILDNCHVRVSFATNDERTAKRVSDALGTATEMRAMKNYAGHRLSPWLGHLMVSRQETARPLLTSGEVMQLPPGDELVLVSGVAPIRAKKARYFEDPQLTERVLAPPVVSKHTGAPSPDDWSQLPAPAVSAGRDISSSGETHIDDPANGGIRREPELPQHEEILPEQAKPSPEFVFGEEDPDDDAVRARSLRKQARGLARQAAMDPGDGIDL
- the trbB gene encoding P-type conjugative transfer ATPase TrbB, coding for MLRTALGPSIALWLEDPAVVEVMLNPDGRLWIDRLAGGLVDTGERLSPSDGERIIRLVAHHIGTEVHPGSPRVSAELPETGERFEGLLPPVVAAPAFAIRKPAVAVFTLDNYVAAGIMRAGQAETLRAAVADRRNILVAGGTSTGKTTLTNALLAEVAKTADRVVLIEDTRELQCKAPNLVALRTKDGVASLSDLVRSSLRLRPDRIPIGEVRGAEALDLLKAWGTGHPGGVGTIHAGSALGALRRMEQLIQEAVVTVPRALIAETIQFIAVLAGRGRDRRLAELARVQGLGLNGDYVLHAAGD
- a CDS encoding MFS transporter, yielding MAARLAEAATRPGVTKSALVEEALDRLLGSEDDFSDTATLARQFAAMSGQLEQLDRNLRIVNETVALHARFHLAVTPLLPAAAQEAAFALGAKRFEEFAAQVERRVDRGVPLIQETIDRVSAARAAAPRDDVLKARFIDTTISRGNNDDNNEDEAAVPEKSAQSSRVTGRQVAANLAANGSLILRVFLPFVTGYYAAYLFRSINAVMATPLATDLGLGAGDLGLLTSVYFLTFAAAQIPIGILLDRYGPRRVQSALMVVAALGSALFAASENFPMLLLGRALIGLGVAAALTAGMQALVLWFPRERVPLLNGLMVMLGALGAVTATWPAELLLARIGWRELFGLLAALTAVCAILVHLVVPEAAPARSKAVSVGLKKVFGDPRFWRLAPLSASSIGTAWALQGLWAAQWFADVDGFDRAGVVRHLFMMAIALGVGGIGLGIAADRLRRRGVGPEVLLGLVATLFIAIQLALILRLPLPSYVLWSGVAATGAATVLSYAILAEYFPKALTGRANGALNLFHVAMAFAVQYATGLVVQQWLPDAGHYPEEAYRTAFALNVAFQVAAWIWFVMPRASLRPPVAWRPRPSES